A part of Pararhizobium sp. A13 genomic DNA contains:
- a CDS encoding ABC transporter substrate-binding protein produces MKTLTIALLALTGLIGLAAEPAVAEKTVITDVTGRKVELDLPAKRVLLGEARQVHVIAALKSDKAFETIVGWRDDLVKKDADTYVSYRERFPDIEKLPRFGYVGNGTFDLEAAIALKPDVLTLNLESVKAAEEASLLEKAAAAGIAVVYLDFRVDPEKNTEGSIALLGEIFGAEEKAKELTDYRRAQIARVTGRLAEAKPAYPKVFIERSPGISGDVACCRTFGPVNFGRMVELGGGHNIGSDVITGTFGDLNPEQLVVANPDHVILTGANWAAESDINQFVNVGPGADPKAARARLADLMQRAAFPGLKAVKQHQVHAVWHQFYGNPYDFVAIQQFAKWFHPQLFADLDAEETFRDFHEKFLPVAYRTGYFVSLEAGDM; encoded by the coding sequence ATGAAGACGCTGACGATCGCGCTGCTGGCGCTCACCGGCCTCATCGGCCTTGCTGCGGAACCGGCCGTGGCCGAGAAAACCGTCATCACCGACGTAACTGGCCGCAAGGTGGAGCTCGATCTGCCGGCCAAGCGTGTCCTCCTCGGCGAGGCCCGGCAAGTCCATGTGATTGCGGCGCTGAAAAGCGACAAGGCCTTCGAAACGATCGTCGGCTGGCGTGACGATCTGGTGAAGAAGGACGCCGACACCTATGTCAGCTATCGCGAGCGCTTTCCTGACATCGAAAAACTGCCGCGCTTCGGCTATGTCGGCAACGGCACATTCGATCTGGAAGCGGCCATCGCGCTCAAGCCGGACGTGCTGACGCTCAATCTGGAATCGGTGAAGGCGGCCGAGGAGGCATCACTCCTCGAGAAGGCCGCAGCCGCCGGTATCGCCGTCGTCTATCTCGATTTCCGGGTTGATCCGGAGAAGAACACCGAAGGCAGCATTGCCCTGCTCGGCGAAATTTTCGGTGCCGAGGAGAAGGCCAAGGAACTGACCGACTATCGCCGTGCGCAGATCGCGCGGGTGACGGGCCGGCTTGCCGAGGCAAAGCCCGCGTATCCGAAAGTGTTCATCGAGCGCTCGCCGGGCATTTCCGGCGATGTCGCCTGCTGCCGCACATTCGGGCCGGTCAATTTCGGCCGGATGGTCGAGCTCGGCGGCGGGCATAATATCGGTTCCGACGTGATCACGGGTACATTCGGCGATCTCAACCCGGAACAGCTCGTTGTGGCAAACCCGGATCATGTGATCTTGACCGGGGCCAACTGGGCAGCCGAATCCGACATCAACCAGTTCGTCAATGTCGGACCGGGGGCCGATCCAAAGGCGGCGCGCGCGAGGCTTGCGGATCTCATGCAACGGGCCGCTTTTCCAGGCCTGAAGGCGGTGAAGCAGCACCAGGTCCACGCCGTCTGGCACCAGTTCTACGGCAACCCTTATGACTTTGTCGCGATCCAGCAATTCGCCAAGTGGTTCCATCCGCAGCTTTTCGCCGACCTCGACGCGGAGGAAACCTTCAGGGACTTCCACGAAAAGTTCCTGCCGGTTGCCTATCGCACGGGCTATTTCGTCTCTCTTGAAGCGGGTGACATGTGA
- a CDS encoding class I SAM-dependent methyltransferase, with amino-acid sequence MSNTERLTNYDLRAEIKAYWSERAATFDQSPGHEIFSEDERAAWHQLLLRHLSSGDGRAALDLASGTGVISHLMDDLGFRVTGMDWAEPMMERAHAKAKTRKRSISFRLGDAENTMEPDNAYDVIVNRHLVWTLVDPKAAFAEWLRVLKPGGTLLIIDGDFVSSTPLERLLSKLAVFGQRLGILKSDTVQASAAMMDTHRSILSRVYFSQGARAEAVADLLRQSGFDTVTIDTDLAGIHRAQAKHWNLFKGLARGIQHRYAIRATKAG; translated from the coding sequence ATGAGCAATACCGAAAGACTGACGAACTATGACCTGCGCGCCGAGATCAAGGCATACTGGTCCGAACGGGCCGCCACCTTCGACCAGTCGCCCGGCCACGAAATATTTTCGGAGGATGAACGGGCCGCCTGGCACCAGCTGCTCCTCCGGCACCTGAGCTCCGGCGACGGGCGGGCCGCACTCGATCTTGCCAGCGGCACCGGTGTCATTTCGCATCTGATGGACGATCTCGGCTTTCGGGTAACGGGAATGGACTGGGCGGAGCCCATGATGGAGCGCGCCCACGCCAAGGCAAAGACCCGCAAGCGCAGCATCAGCTTTCGGCTGGGCGATGCCGAGAACACGATGGAGCCAGACAACGCCTATGACGTGATCGTCAACCGGCATCTCGTCTGGACCCTGGTCGATCCGAAGGCGGCATTCGCCGAATGGCTGCGCGTGCTGAAACCGGGCGGAACACTGCTGATCATCGACGGCGATTTTGTCAGTTCGACACCGCTCGAGCGGCTTCTCTCCAAGCTTGCCGTATTCGGCCAGCGCCTTGGCATCCTGAAGAGCGATACGGTACAAGCGTCGGCGGCAATGATGGATACGCATCGCAGCATTCTTTCGCGCGTCTATTTCTCGCAAGGTGCACGCGCGGAGGCGGTCGCCGATCTCCTTCGGCAGAGCGGCTTCGACACTGTGACCATCGACACCGATCTGGCCGGGATTCATCGCGCCCAGGCAAAACATTGGAACCTTTTCAAAGGCTTGGCCAGAGGGATTCAGCACCGCTACGCGATCAGGGCGACGAAGGCTGGCTGA
- a CDS encoding ABC transporter substrate-binding protein, whose protein sequence is MNLFGRVALAAVGFCALFSGSSFAGEKVTIKDVTGRDVEISVPVEHVILGEGRQIYFVAALDTDAPFKRVVGWRDDFKKADLDGYNEYLAKFPEMDKLPTFGGMKDGTFDIEQAVALKPDVIIMNIDAKTATEEAGYIEKLGKVGIPLVYVDFREKPMENTEASMRVIGTLFGKQEKAEEFISFRAEQIARVTDVLAKADAKKPLVFMERAGGYSDDCCMSFGNENFGKMVELAGGANMAKDIIPGTFGTVNPEQIIASNPDQIIVTGANWELYVPGGNWVGVGPGADPKESVRKLANLMQRPAFTGVKAVKDGNVHAIWHQFYNNPYQFVAVQQIAKWLHPELFKDLDPDATFKELHERFLPVDYKPGYFASLAVAG, encoded by the coding sequence ATGAATTTGTTCGGTAGGGTGGCCTTGGCCGCCGTGGGTTTCTGCGCGCTTTTTTCCGGCTCGTCCTTTGCCGGTGAGAAAGTCACCATCAAGGATGTGACTGGCCGCGATGTCGAAATCAGCGTCCCGGTCGAGCACGTCATTCTCGGCGAAGGCCGGCAGATCTATTTCGTTGCCGCGCTCGACACGGACGCGCCGTTCAAGCGGGTCGTCGGTTGGCGTGACGATTTCAAGAAGGCCGACCTCGACGGCTACAATGAATATCTCGCCAAGTTTCCGGAAATGGACAAGCTGCCGACCTTCGGCGGCATGAAGGACGGCACATTCGACATCGAGCAGGCCGTCGCTCTGAAGCCCGACGTCATTATCATGAACATCGATGCCAAGACCGCGACCGAAGAAGCCGGCTATATCGAAAAGCTCGGCAAGGTCGGCATCCCGCTCGTCTATGTCGATTTCCGCGAAAAGCCCATGGAAAACACCGAGGCCAGCATGCGCGTCATCGGCACGCTGTTCGGCAAGCAGGAGAAGGCAGAGGAATTCATCTCGTTCCGGGCAGAGCAGATTGCCCGCGTCACCGACGTGCTGGCGAAGGCCGATGCGAAGAAGCCGCTGGTGTTCATGGAACGTGCAGGCGGCTATTCCGACGATTGCTGCATGTCGTTCGGCAATGAGAATTTCGGCAAGATGGTTGAACTCGCCGGCGGTGCCAACATGGCCAAGGACATCATTCCCGGCACGTTCGGCACGGTCAATCCCGAGCAGATCATCGCCTCCAACCCGGACCAGATCATCGTCACCGGCGCCAACTGGGAGCTCTATGTTCCCGGCGGCAACTGGGTCGGCGTCGGCCCGGGCGCGGATCCGAAGGAATCGGTCCGCAAGCTTGCCAACCTGATGCAGCGCCCTGCGTTCACCGGCGTGAAGGCGGTCAAGGACGGCAATGTCCACGCCATCTGGCACCAGTTCTACAACAATCCCTATCAGTTCGTCGCCGTGCAGCAGATCGCCAAGTGGCTGCATCCGGAACTGTTCAAGGATCTCGATCCGGACGCCACCTTCAAGGAACTGCACGAGCGCTTCCTGCCTGTCGACTACAAGCCCGGCTATTTCGCCTCGCTCGCGGTTGCGGGCTGA